DNA from Candidatus Sysuiplasma acidicola:
CCGGAACTCGAGCACCTGATCCGCACTGAAAGAGACGGAAGGTTGAAACGAAAGGCGTACGACGCCGTCGAGTCGATAAGAAGAAAAAAGCCCGGAAATGAGCGGGAGCTGTTGAAGCAGGAAGTAAACAGACTCAGGGGAGAAGTCAGGGAGCTGCGATATCTGGCAGAGTCCCTCGAAGCGAAGATGAGCGGTAAAAGGAAAAAATGATCTATTGAGTTGGCAATGAACGGACAGCCGCACACATGTTTTCCACGTTAATGCAGCACACAAGAGAGAAATTAGATAGGAATTTGTAACAGCATGTGCCTGCTGGTCATAGGTGAGCAGACATGGATGAAAGCACCATAGACGGAATTTTCACGAAGCACAGGACGGTCTCTGTTGTTGGTCTTTCGAAGGATCAGTCGAAGGACAGTTACAAAGTCGCTAAATTTCTCCTGGATCGGGGATTCACAATAGTGCCTGTGAATCCCACAGCAACCGAGATTTTGGGCTTGAAAGCTTATCCGTCCATAACACACCTGCCGGACGAAATCAAGTCACAGTTAGACATAGTTGACATATTCCGCCCCTCCGCCGATGTTCCGCCGATAGTTGACGAAGCGATTGAAATGAAGAAAAAGTTCGGAACGCCGCACGTGATATGGATGCAGCTTGGAATCCGCGATGATAATGCGGCGGCCAGAGCAGAATCTGAGGGCATCGTTGTTGTGATGAATAGATGCATGATGATAGAAGGTGCCAGCAGGAAGGATATGCTCAATTTCAGGTTGTAGTGGCAGCAGATTCTGCCACGCGCCTCGCTTCATCATATATGCTGTTTATCCTGCCCATCTCCGCAGCGGAAAGTAATCTCATACTGCGATCTGAAACAAACAGTTCAATATCTTCGATGCCCGTAAAGGTAGGCAGAACCGACGCAACAGCCTGATTCGAAAGAGAGAAGGAAATTGCGAGTTGTGTCAGCGACATGTCTTTGCTCTCTGCAAGCTCTTTGAGCATGATCGTGTATGGGCGCATGTCCTCCAGCCACTTCTTCAGTCTGTAATTCCTGTGATCGTCAGAGCGGAGTTTCTCTCCTGGATCGTAGCGTTCGTCGAGTGCGCCGGACGCATGAGGTACGCGAACGAGACCGGAAACGCCGTGAGCAGTGCACTCCGAAAACAGTGCGTTCCCGGGATCCTGTTCCAGCGCGTTGTAAACCGTTTGAACTGCACATATTCCCCTTTCGCGTATGGCTTTCAGTCCCTCCTCCTTCCACCCTATCGCCGGGCCGAGCGCGATGCCGTATGAGCGGATTGCATTCTCATCCACAAGGCGATCCAGCTCTTCGAAGAGTTCATCATTTTCGATTGCCGACATCTTTGGATTGTGCAGC
Protein-coding regions in this window:
- a CDS encoding CoA-binding protein; this encodes MDESTIDGIFTKHRTVSVVGLSKDQSKDSYKVAKFLLDRGFTIVPVNPTATEILGLKAYPSITHLPDEIKSQLDIVDIFRPSADVPPIVDEAIEMKKKFGTPHVIWMQLGIRDDNAAARAESEGIVVVMNRCMMIEGASRKDMLNFRL
- a CDS encoding aldo/keto reductase, translating into MKLRPLGRSSLRVSEIGFGAWAIGTNWWAENSQETELKMLETALEAGINFFDTSNVYGDGKSERILGAFLHGRREDVVISSKFGYDIDAERVGGMHSERPQRFSPEYLRASLKRSLANLQTDYLDLYELHNPKMSAIENDELFEELDRLVDENAIRSYGIALGPAIGWKEEGLKAIRERGICAVQTVYNALEQDPGNALFSECTAHGVSGLVRVPHASGALDERYDPGEKLRSDDHRNYRLKKWLEDMRPYTIMLKELAESKDMSLTQLAISFSLSNQAVASVLPTFTGIEDIELFVSDRSMRLLSAAEMGRINSIYDEARRVAESAATTT